In a single window of the Flavobacterium sp. W4I14 genome:
- a CDS encoding hypothetical protein (product_source=Hypo-rule applied; superfamily=55753; transmembrane_helix_parts=Inside_1_4,TMhelix_5_24,Outside_25_522): MKKIVILTSALFLGVAFMAYIYFSKLGVDNDAKDLALQSATNNAALVFSFQNDKGFYDIIEGQQLIQQVLGKDKMNLLKQLKTSIIDDNLLNRYLKDQQVYISVLPDSNKTLNFLITVQIQRDNDIKKFYEQLKLKKAISENAKDLYTVKLNDSLSVYLGVHDQVLTASTSLKLINDARVRLTENPFTEYIKQNNRQIKNVLTHVYINFNQAPLLLKNIIAGNINGEISIFNKQNSFAVLNYNFSKEKILFSGNTELKDQHNYLKLFENIAAQNTSIQNILPDNTANYALYAYDDYGKWLKKLNNWQEQTKILPKTNAVIKKVKDEYRTDLNPIFSTYTKNQFILFQLSTSEKLGAISLSDGEKVKQLLLDVSADYNEDIKLFKSSDILYSYFGEPFKKFGRPYYTIVDNNLVVANNASTVQSFLNDYKHNRLLIQTLQYLDAVNQISTTSNVSYYINTKNSADIFRNNIQLPFYKHLRADSGLKSFDTFYYQMSADKNKFITNLLLNKYLKPEIPDSLSNR; the protein is encoded by the coding sequence ATGAAAAAAATCGTAATTCTAACAAGTGCATTATTTTTAGGTGTAGCCTTTATGGCCTATATCTATTTTTCGAAATTGGGAGTTGATAATGATGCGAAAGACCTGGCGCTGCAATCGGCAACCAATAATGCCGCGTTGGTATTTTCCTTTCAGAACGACAAAGGTTTTTACGATATCATTGAAGGGCAACAGCTTATCCAACAGGTTTTAGGGAAGGATAAGATGAACCTATTAAAACAGCTAAAAACAAGTATCATTGACGATAATCTGCTAAACAGATACCTGAAAGATCAGCAAGTTTATATTAGCGTACTACCCGACTCGAATAAAACCCTGAACTTCTTAATCACCGTACAGATACAGCGTGATAATGACATCAAAAAATTCTACGAACAGTTAAAATTAAAAAAAGCAATCAGCGAAAATGCTAAAGACCTGTACACGGTGAAGCTCAATGACAGCTTATCAGTTTATCTAGGCGTTCATGACCAGGTATTAACAGCTTCAACATCGCTCAAACTGATCAATGATGCCAGGGTACGTTTAACAGAAAATCCCTTTACCGAATATATTAAGCAGAATAACCGTCAAATTAAAAATGTGCTCACCCATGTTTATATCAATTTTAACCAGGCGCCCTTACTGCTCAAAAATATTATTGCAGGTAACATTAATGGAGAAATTTCAATTTTTAATAAACAGAACAGTTTTGCCGTGCTTAATTATAATTTCAGTAAAGAAAAAATCCTTTTCAGCGGCAATACAGAATTAAAAGATCAGCATAATTACCTTAAACTGTTCGAAAACATTGCTGCACAAAATACATCTATCCAAAATATCCTGCCTGATAATACAGCAAACTATGCACTTTATGCTTATGATGATTACGGAAAATGGCTAAAAAAATTGAATAACTGGCAGGAACAAACGAAAATTCTTCCTAAAACCAATGCGGTAATAAAAAAGGTAAAAGATGAATACAGAACAGATTTAAATCCGATATTCTCCACTTATACGAAAAATCAATTTATTCTCTTTCAGTTAAGCACCAGTGAAAAACTAGGTGCAATTTCATTATCAGATGGGGAAAAAGTAAAACAGTTGTTGCTTGATGTAAGTGCAGATTACAATGAAGACATTAAGCTCTTTAAATCATCTGACATCCTGTATAGTTACTTTGGCGAACCATTTAAAAAATTCGGCAGGCCATATTACACCATTGTAGATAATAATCTGGTTGTAGCCAATAATGCGAGTACAGTTCAATCATTTTTAAATGATTATAAGCATAACAGGCTCTTAATACAGACCCTACAATATTTAGATGCAGTAAACCAGATTTCAACTACTTCAAATGTGAGTTATTACATCAACACCAAAAATTCGGCAGATATTTTCAGGAACAATATTCAACTTCCATTTTATAAACATTTGAGGGCCGATAGCGGTTTAAAAAGTTTCGACACTTTTTATTACCAGATGAGCGCAGACAAAAACAAGTTTATCACTAACTTGCTTTTAAACAAATATTTAAAGCCAGAAATACCAGATTCGTTAAGTAACCGTTAA
- a CDS encoding uncharacterized membrane protein YgdD (TMEM256/DUF423 family) (product_source=COG2363; cog=COG2363; pfam=PF04241; superfamily=103473; transmembrane_helix_parts=Inside_1_4,TMhelix_5_27,Outside_28_41,TMhelix_42_59,Inside_60_65,TMhelix_66_88,Outside_89_102,TMhelix_103_125,Inside_126_128), translated as MNKRIILTASFFGAVAVLLGAFGAHGLKALIDGPSLEIWQKGVDYQFYHTFALLYLSTFARYRNKLINIAYFCFTFGIILFSGSLYLLATRSISHLGFTEFIGPITPIGGLLFVLGWIMLFFAAFKDK; from the coding sequence ATGAATAAACGAATAATTCTTACTGCCTCTTTTTTTGGTGCTGTTGCTGTTTTGCTTGGTGCATTTGGTGCTCATGGCCTAAAAGCCCTAATTGATGGACCATCATTAGAAATCTGGCAAAAAGGTGTTGATTATCAGTTCTATCATACATTTGCACTTTTGTACCTTTCTACCTTTGCACGTTACAGAAACAAGCTCATTAATATCGCCTATTTCTGCTTCACATTTGGAATCATCCTTTTTTCAGGGTCGTTATATTTACTGGCTACCCGAAGCATATCACATTTAGGATTTACTGAATTTATTGGTCCAATAACGCCAATTGGTGGGCTTTTATTTGTATTGGGATGGATAATGCTCTTTTTTGCGGCATTTAAAGATAAATAA
- a CDS encoding primosomal protein N' (replication factor Y) (product_source=KO:K04066; cath_funfam=3.40.50.300; cog=COG1198; ko=KO:K04066; pfam=PF00270,PF00271,PF17764,PF18074,PF18319; smart=SM00487; superfamily=52540,57903; tigrfam=TIGR00595), whose product MNTFENDIFAERETLFVEVILPLSLAKNYTYRVPFDLNDQVAVGKRVVVQFGKHKIYTALISGISTVPPTVYEAKYIIDVVDAEPVITPMQLKFWTWMTNYYMCNEGDVMAAALPASLKLASETILILREDYNEDTELTGKEEIIINALKQQQKLTVNDVSKLLGQKTVYPIINHLLDKELILVAEEVVQKYKPLLKSFIILNDFYSDEENLKQLFNVLDRAPKQLDALLAYLKLQKSNLPISKEQLLEESNCGPAALKALTDKDIFVIMKRPVSRLAAHDEEFSVNFELNEGQQKALAQINQHFEEKEVVLLHGVTASGKTQVYIKLIEKIIQNTDGQVLFLLPEIALTTQIVERIKRYFGNSIGVYHSKFNNSERVEIWNKVRTGAYRVILGARSAVFLPFQDLKLIVVDEEHEPSYKQYDPAPRYQARDAAIYLGYLHQAKVVLGSATPSLESYYNALQGKYGLVEMKERFGGVQLPNQQVVSISEETKKKTMSSYFSSVLIKDIDLALSKKEQIVLFQNRRGYATILICATCGYTPKCVNCDVSLTYHKSSGKLHCHYCGYQQSSVNICPACGSVHVEQKGFGTERIEEELRLLYPEVTIARLDMDSTRTKNGLQQILNDFQEKKTDILIGTQMVAKGLDFDNLNLIGVINADTLLGYPDFRAYERSFQLLAQVAGRAGRRADQGNVCIQTYDAENRIIKQVVNNDYEGMYNDEIVEREKFLYPPFSRMIFLYVKHKDSHVLDHAAFTLANILKGKFGKRVLGPEQPLVSRVRNLYIKQIIIKADKHTAIQKVKDALRETLTQFNATKEFKGVFTQIDVDPY is encoded by the coding sequence ATGAATACTTTCGAAAACGATATTTTTGCAGAAAGAGAAACACTTTTTGTTGAAGTTATTTTGCCGTTATCTTTGGCGAAAAACTATACTTATCGGGTACCTTTCGATTTAAACGATCAGGTTGCCGTCGGAAAACGTGTAGTTGTTCAGTTTGGAAAGCATAAAATTTATACCGCTTTAATTAGCGGCATCAGCACCGTACCACCAACGGTTTATGAGGCAAAATATATTATCGATGTAGTAGATGCTGAGCCTGTAATTACACCCATGCAGCTTAAATTCTGGACATGGATGACCAATTATTACATGTGCAATGAAGGTGATGTAATGGCTGCTGCTTTGCCTGCAAGTTTAAAGCTGGCCAGCGAAACGATCTTGATTCTTCGCGAAGATTACAATGAAGATACCGAACTTACCGGTAAGGAAGAAATCATTATCAATGCACTGAAACAGCAGCAGAAACTTACTGTTAATGATGTTTCCAAGCTCTTGGGGCAGAAAACCGTATATCCGATCATCAATCATTTGCTCGATAAAGAATTGATTCTGGTAGCTGAGGAGGTGGTACAGAAATATAAACCTTTGCTTAAATCGTTCATCATATTAAATGATTTTTATAGCGATGAAGAAAATTTAAAACAACTTTTTAATGTTTTGGATAGGGCGCCTAAACAATTAGACGCTTTATTGGCTTACCTAAAATTACAAAAATCAAATCTGCCGATCTCAAAAGAACAGCTTTTGGAAGAAAGTAATTGTGGGCCAGCGGCATTAAAAGCTTTAACCGACAAAGATATTTTTGTGATAATGAAAAGGCCGGTTAGCCGTTTGGCCGCTCACGATGAAGAATTCAGCGTGAATTTCGAGCTGAACGAAGGGCAGCAGAAAGCATTAGCTCAGATTAATCAGCATTTTGAAGAGAAGGAGGTGGTTTTATTGCATGGTGTTACCGCATCAGGGAAAACACAGGTTTATATTAAGCTGATTGAAAAAATCATTCAAAATACAGATGGTCAGGTATTGTTCTTGTTGCCCGAAATTGCCTTAACGACACAGATTGTAGAACGGATTAAGCGTTATTTTGGAAATTCTATCGGGGTGTACCATTCTAAATTCAACAATAGCGAAAGGGTAGAAATCTGGAATAAAGTGCGGACAGGCGCCTATAGGGTAATTCTTGGTGCCCGCTCAGCCGTTTTTCTTCCTTTTCAGGATTTAAAATTAATTGTGGTTGATGAAGAGCACGAGCCGTCTTACAAACAATACGATCCTGCACCACGCTACCAGGCAAGAGATGCGGCCATTTATTTAGGTTATCTGCATCAAGCCAAAGTGGTTTTGGGCTCTGCCACACCATCACTTGAGAGTTATTATAATGCTTTACAGGGCAAATATGGACTTGTAGAGATGAAAGAGCGTTTCGGCGGTGTTCAGCTTCCAAACCAGCAGGTGGTAAGTATTTCGGAAGAAACGAAGAAGAAAACAATGAGCTCGTATTTTTCGAGCGTGTTGATTAAAGATATCGACCTGGCACTTTCTAAAAAGGAACAGATTGTGCTATTTCAGAACAGAAGAGGTTATGCTACCATTCTGATCTGCGCTACCTGTGGTTATACCCCAAAATGTGTAAACTGCGATGTAAGTTTAACCTATCATAAAAGCAGTGGCAAATTACATTGCCATTATTGTGGCTATCAACAAAGTAGCGTAAATATCTGTCCGGCCTGTGGTTCGGTGCATGTGGAGCAAAAAGGATTTGGTACAGAGCGTATTGAAGAAGAACTCAGGCTACTTTACCCGGAAGTTACCATTGCCCGATTGGACATGGACAGTACAAGGACAAAAAATGGGCTCCAACAGATCTTAAACGACTTTCAAGAAAAGAAAACCGATATTTTAATCGGCACACAAATGGTGGCCAAAGGATTGGACTTCGATAATCTGAACCTGATTGGGGTAATTAATGCCGATACGCTTTTAGGTTACCCCGATTTCCGTGCTTACGAAAGGAGTTTCCAGCTGCTGGCTCAGGTTGCAGGTAGGGCAGGTAGAAGGGCCGATCAGGGTAATGTTTGTATTCAGACTTATGATGCCGAAAACCGTATTATCAAGCAAGTGGTAAACAACGATTATGAGGGCATGTACAACGACGAAATTGTAGAACGGGAGAAATTTCTTTATCCACCTTTTTCCAGGATGATATTCTTGTATGTAAAACATAAAGATTCTCATGTACTAGATCACGCGGCATTCACGCTGGCCAATATCCTCAAAGGAAAATTTGGCAAACGCGTTTTAGGTCCAGAGCAACCTCTGGTTAGCCGGGTGCGGAATCTTTACATCAAACAGATCATTATCAAGGCTGATAAGCATACGGCCATTCAAAAAGTTAAAGATGCTTTAAGAGAAACCCTGACTCAGTTTAACGCTACCAAAGAATTTAAAGGCGTTTTTACACAAATTGATGTAGATCCGTATTAG
- a CDS encoding protein-L-isoaspartate(D-aspartate) O-methyltransferase (product_source=KO:K00573; cath_funfam=3.40.50.150; cog=COG2518; ko=KO:K00573; pfam=PF01135; superfamily=53335; tigrfam=TIGR00080), translating into MAYKFVDNYRERGARKKLVELLKSRGIEDENVLTAIGKVPRHFFFDETFWNQAYKDIAFPIGDGQTISQPYTVAYQSELLHIKKGDKVLEIGTGSGYQTCILMELGANVFTIERQENIYNRTIQVLPGMGYRPTFYCGDGSKGIAAHAPYDKIIVTAGAPLVPEILLKQLKIGGILVIPVGDEKTQKMVTVIRVSETEYEKIVLDTFRFVPLVGDQAW; encoded by the coding sequence ATGGCGTATAAATTTGTTGATAATTACCGAGAACGTGGAGCGAGAAAAAAACTGGTTGAGTTGTTAAAATCTCGCGGAATTGAAGATGAAAATGTGTTAACAGCCATAGGTAAAGTTCCACGTCATTTCTTTTTTGATGAAACTTTTTGGAACCAAGCCTACAAAGATATTGCTTTTCCAATAGGTGATGGGCAAACTATATCCCAGCCTTACACCGTTGCTTACCAAAGTGAACTGTTGCACATTAAAAAAGGAGATAAGGTACTCGAAATCGGAACGGGTTCAGGTTATCAAACCTGTATTTTAATGGAACTGGGCGCAAATGTTTTTACCATCGAAAGACAAGAAAATATCTACAATAGAACCATTCAGGTTTTACCCGGAATGGGCTACCGACCTACTTTTTACTGTGGTGATGGCTCGAAAGGAATTGCTGCCCACGCACCGTACGACAAAATAATCGTTACCGCTGGTGCTCCTTTGGTTCCAGAGATATTATTAAAACAATTAAAAATAGGTGGCATTCTGGTTATCCCTGTGGGAGATGAGAAAACCCAGAAAATGGTTACTGTTATCCGCGTAAGCGAAACAGAATACGAAAAAATTGTGTTGGATACCTTTAGGTTTGTGCCTTTAGTGGGCGACCAAGCATGGTAG
- a CDS encoding SsrA-binding protein (product_source=KO:K03664; cath_funfam=2.40.280.10; cog=COG0691; ko=KO:K03664; pfam=PF01668; superfamily=74982; tigrfam=TIGR00086) → MKNDINIKNKRAYFDYNLLDKYVAGIALLGTEIKAIRQGKANMTDAFCMFIGGNLYVRNLHVSEYSHSSFYHHDIKRDRALLLQKKEIRKLKLKGEEKGYTIVPLRIFINERGFAKIEIALAQGKKEFDKRDSIKDRDTKRELDRAMKR, encoded by the coding sequence TTGAAAAACGACATCAACATAAAGAATAAAAGAGCTTATTTCGACTACAATCTTTTAGATAAATACGTAGCAGGCATTGCGCTTTTAGGAACTGAAATAAAAGCAATCAGACAAGGTAAAGCTAATATGACCGATGCATTTTGCATGTTTATTGGCGGTAACCTGTACGTGCGCAACCTTCATGTTTCGGAATACTCACACAGTTCTTTCTATCATCACGATATTAAACGCGACCGCGCCTTATTACTGCAGAAGAAAGAAATTAGAAAATTAAAGCTTAAAGGCGAAGAAAAAGGTTATACCATCGTTCCTTTACGTATTTTTATCAACGAAAGGGGATTCGCTAAAATAGAAATTGCACTGGCTCAAGGTAAAAAAGAATTCGACAAACGTGACAGCATTAAAGATAGAGATACCAAACGTGAGCTGGATAGAGCGATGAAGAGATAG
- a CDS encoding thiol-disulfide isomerase/thioredoxin (product_source=COG0526; cath_funfam=3.40.30.10; cleavage_site_network=SignalP-noTM; cog=COG0526; pfam=PF00578; superfamily=52833), which produces MKFRNLLLILLLAITFQVEAQQPTLLPQFTFYKLDGKPFSNNDIKQGKKNLFILFDCTCEHCQRESKNLNTNYAKFKDVNIYMITMDEGYIIPQFFNSYAKGLNTKPNVLVLQDKKRMFIPTFLPKQYPSMYLYSSSGKLLMYQSGDGGVKKLMTVVGK; this is translated from the coding sequence ATGAAATTCAGGAACCTACTTTTAATCTTATTGTTAGCCATTACTTTTCAGGTAGAAGCACAGCAACCTACTTTATTGCCACAATTCACCTTTTACAAACTGGATGGAAAGCCATTTTCAAATAATGATATTAAACAAGGAAAAAAGAACCTTTTTATCTTATTTGATTGTACCTGTGAGCATTGCCAGAGGGAAAGTAAAAACCTGAATACCAATTACGCCAAGTTTAAAGATGTTAATATTTACATGATTACCATGGATGAAGGGTATATCATTCCGCAGTTTTTCAATTCTTACGCCAAGGGTTTAAACACCAAGCCCAACGTACTGGTATTGCAGGATAAAAAACGCATGTTTATCCCAACCTTTTTGCCAAAACAATACCCATCAATGTACTTATATTCTTCATCTGGTAAATTGCTGATGTACCAATCGGGAGATGGTGGAGTAAAAAAGCTAATGACGGTAGTAGGTAAATAA
- a CDS encoding manganese transport protein (product_source=KO:K03322; cath_funfam=3.40.50.620; cog=COG0589,COG1914; ko=KO:K03322; pfam=PF00582,PF01566; superfamily=52402; tigrfam=TIGR01197; transmembrane_helix_parts=Inside_1_20,TMhelix_21_40,Outside_41_54,TMhelix_55_77,Inside_78_98,TMhelix_99_121,Outside_122_130,TMhelix_131_153,Inside_154_159,TMhelix_160_182,Outside_183_201,TMhelix_202_221,Inside_222_249,TMhelix_250_272,Outside_273_291,TMhelix_292_314,Inside_315_338,TMhelix_339_356,Outside_357_365,TMhelix_366_388,Inside_389_399,TMhelix_400_422,Outside_423_434,TMhelix_435_457,Inside_458_621), with protein sequence MAKTESLSEVHQSVNTDKRKGWKRILAFIGPAYLISVGYMDPGNWATDLAGGSKFGYQLIWVLLMSNLIALLLQSLSARLGIVRGLDLAQASKQAYPRWANIPLFGLAQTAIIACDLAEIIGMAIGLQLLFGLPLIWGISITIFDTILLLFLLNKGMRAMEGFIVSMVFIVGISFLVEMFIVEPSLKEVAKGFEPSILNGDALYIAIGIIGATVMPHNLYLHSSLVQTRKIERSNKGIKEALKFNLIDTTVALNLAFFVNAAILILAAAAFYKNGLHEVAEIQDAHKLLSNIFGNVAPTLFAIALIAAGQSSTVTGTLAGQIIMEGHINLRIQPWLRRMITRLLAIIPAFFTILHYGEDALGGLLVLSQVVLSLQLGFAIIPLIHFTSDKKLMKDFAIKPWVKVLAWASALAIIALNVKLVIEEISGWAKEANNWWIYVIVIPALILIVLLLLYVFFHPLLENKKNASKQLVPHGNALDIGKIDKISYKRIGIAVDFSKNDRNTIRHALIQGGKEAHYYLIHIVETAAARYHGNDVMDHETQSDAANLEKYRANLEDLGYDSTPFIGFGSTGKAIADISNKNEMELLVMGAHGHKGLKDLIFGTTVDSVRHKVKIPVLIIR encoded by the coding sequence ATGGCAAAAACTGAATCGTTAAGTGAAGTACATCAAAGTGTAAATACAGATAAAAGAAAAGGCTGGAAGAGAATTTTAGCTTTCATTGGTCCTGCTTATTTAATTAGTGTTGGATACATGGATCCAGGTAACTGGGCAACCGATTTAGCAGGTGGTAGCAAATTTGGTTACCAATTAATCTGGGTTTTGCTGATGTCGAACCTCATTGCGCTGTTGTTACAATCGTTAAGTGCCCGTTTGGGGATAGTAAGAGGACTGGATTTAGCACAGGCGTCTAAACAAGCTTATCCGCGCTGGGCCAATATTCCATTATTTGGCTTAGCACAAACCGCAATTATAGCCTGCGATTTAGCCGAAATTATCGGAATGGCCATTGGTTTGCAGCTTCTTTTTGGATTGCCATTAATCTGGGGTATTTCAATTACCATTTTCGATACCATTTTACTACTCTTTTTACTCAATAAAGGCATGCGGGCCATGGAAGGCTTTATCGTTTCGATGGTTTTTATTGTCGGGATTTCCTTTCTGGTTGAAATGTTTATTGTAGAACCCTCACTTAAAGAGGTAGCCAAAGGTTTTGAGCCTTCTATACTAAATGGCGATGCACTTTATATTGCCATCGGGATTATTGGTGCCACGGTAATGCCACATAACCTGTATCTACATTCATCTTTAGTGCAAACCAGGAAGATTGAGCGTAGTAATAAAGGAATTAAGGAGGCCTTAAAATTTAACCTCATTGATACAACGGTTGCATTAAACCTTGCTTTTTTTGTTAATGCCGCCATACTGATTCTTGCAGCAGCTGCCTTTTATAAAAATGGATTGCACGAGGTGGCTGAAATTCAGGATGCACATAAACTACTTTCGAACATTTTTGGCAATGTTGCCCCAACCCTATTTGCTATAGCGCTAATCGCCGCCGGGCAAAGCTCTACTGTTACCGGAACTTTAGCAGGACAGATTATTATGGAAGGCCACATTAACTTAAGGATTCAACCTTGGTTACGACGCATGATTACACGTCTTTTAGCTATTATTCCTGCATTTTTCACTATATTACACTATGGCGAAGATGCACTTGGTGGCTTGTTGGTATTGAGTCAGGTGGTGTTAAGTTTGCAATTGGGTTTTGCCATTATTCCATTAATTCATTTTACATCAGATAAAAAACTGATGAAAGATTTTGCAATTAAACCCTGGGTTAAGGTATTGGCATGGGCAAGTGCGCTAGCTATTATCGCATTAAATGTGAAACTGGTAATTGAAGAAATAAGTGGCTGGGCAAAAGAGGCCAACAACTGGTGGATTTATGTAATTGTAATACCGGCATTAATACTAATCGTTTTACTCCTGCTTTATGTTTTCTTCCACCCGTTATTAGAAAATAAAAAGAATGCTTCAAAACAGCTTGTACCACATGGAAATGCTTTGGATATTGGAAAAATAGACAAAATCAGTTATAAGCGGATTGGAATTGCCGTAGATTTCTCTAAAAACGATCGAAACACCATCCGGCATGCTTTAATTCAGGGCGGTAAAGAGGCACACTATTACCTTATCCATATCGTAGAAACTGCTGCAGCCCGCTATCATGGTAATGATGTAATGGACCATGAAACGCAGAGCGATGCTGCTAACCTGGAGAAGTACAGGGCTAACCTCGAAGATCTTGGATATGATTCTACGCCTTTTATTGGTTTTGGAAGTACTGGTAAAGCCATAGCCGATATCAGCAACAAAAATGAGATGGAGCTATTGGTAATGGGTGCGCATGGTCATAAAGGCTTAAAAGACCTTATTTTCGGCACCACAGTTGATTCTGTAAGGCATAAGGTAAAGATTCCGGTTTTGATTATCCGGTAA
- a CDS encoding DtxR family Mn-dependent transcriptional regulator (product_source=KO:K03709; cath_funfam=1.10.10.10; cog=COG1321; ko=KO:K03709; pfam=PF01325,PF02742,PF04023; smart=SM00529,SM00899; superfamily=46785,47979,50037): MQSYTEENYLKTIYHLAEKTINVQTNAIAEQMQTKPASVTDMIKKLADKGLVDYIKYQGVTLTEIGKNTAIDIVRKHRLWEVFLVDKLNFKWDEVHDVAEELEHIKSIELIERLDEFLGFPKADPHGDPIPDKNGRFAKTQFIKLIELKIGDQGTITGVTQHSSAFLKHLEKLGLTLGKKIQISDVTDFDGSVEILLSDKQVNISREVAKHILISSNGKN; this comes from the coding sequence ATGCAAAGTTACACGGAAGAGAACTATCTAAAGACTATTTATCATCTGGCAGAGAAAACAATAAACGTTCAAACCAATGCCATTGCAGAGCAAATGCAAACCAAACCGGCATCTGTAACCGACATGATCAAGAAACTAGCCGATAAAGGTTTAGTTGATTATATTAAATATCAAGGCGTTACTTTAACCGAAATAGGAAAAAACACAGCGATAGATATTGTACGTAAACATCGCTTATGGGAAGTCTTTTTGGTTGATAAATTAAACTTTAAATGGGATGAGGTACATGATGTGGCTGAAGAGTTGGAACATATTAAATCAATTGAGCTGATTGAAAGACTAGACGAGTTTTTAGGCTTTCCGAAAGCTGACCCTCATGGTGACCCCATTCCCGATAAAAACGGAAGATTTGCCAAAACCCAGTTTATTAAATTAATAGAACTAAAAATAGGCGATCAGGGCACCATTACCGGTGTTACCCAGCATAGCTCGGCATTTTTAAAACATTTAGAAAAACTAGGCTTAACCTTAGGCAAAAAAATCCAGATCAGCGATGTGACCGATTTCGATGGTTCAGTAGAAATCCTGTTATCTGATAAACAAGTTAATATTAGTAGAGAAGTTGCAAAACATATTTTAATCAGCAGTAATGGCAAAAACTGA